Proteins from a single region of Scatophagus argus isolate fScaArg1 chromosome 23, fScaArg1.pri, whole genome shotgun sequence:
- the shtn2 gene encoding shootin-1 isoform X2: MWMQESDGESDLSSEDEGDIRCEILEMQRDEANQRLSELEEVSNQLLKEINVLEMQFQIERSCRESAEALAATVTKENKVLKRQSQMLMPLIPELPENSAAMNLDQEPDPMVNCDLVDVGVDRNEEAKLLLESQAKIAELQTSVDALLAEKLRLEQQVEDLTKEQVKLREQLALEFEEKEAVLRRISKQSKTMNKIKRVSQLVTEEFTEMSQKLELEQGLRQHAEVFAHQMVAQQKETHGQSVMLPQSSEIGLQLQQALEQISTISKALCDVQRFYQDQSAVEGTSVLSEHQSLKEQLETSKEETKALETRLCEANRTVTQLQDQVKELQDKLNKEDTTDEPEESSTPAPAPAPPPPPPPAPPPPPPCTTATNSLDFLRSRRKEKANNAEQNKSAPFLDMKTKAVDEMMERIKKGIVLRPIKRIQDDNSSWQDQRSENRKSAILELKGMLDNMKHQPHRRVSSRKGFGRNVGEAELLQVLQRRRRVIGENQDQPSSGQAQDPHSGPQAVPAAGDVPWAGECGSAPVLRRLRQNREKRDSRLRASALLFKQDD, translated from the exons ATGTGGATGCAAG AGTCTGACGGAGAGAGTGATTTATCTTCTGAGGATGAGGGAGACATTCGG TGTGAGATCCTGGAAATGCAAAGGGATGAAGCCAATCAGAGACTGTCTGAACTGGAGGAAG TCTCCAATCAGCTCCTGAAGGAGATTAATGTACTGGAGATGCAGTTCCAGATTGAGCGCTCCTGCAGGGAGAGTGCTGAGGCACTGGCTGCCACA GTGACCAAAGAGAACAAAGTCCTGAAGAGGCAGAGCCAGATGCTGATGCCGCTCATCCCCGAGCTGCCTGAAAACTCTGCTGCCATGAACTTAGACCAGGAGCCCGACCCCATGGTTAACTGTGACTTGGTTGATGTTGGTGTGGACAGGAATGAGGAGGcgaagctgctgctggagagtcAAGCCAAAATCGCAG AGCTGCAGACGTCTGTGGACGCtttgctggctgagaagctgaggCTGGAGCAACAAGTGGAGGATCTGACCAAAGAGCAGGTCAAACTCAGAGAGCAG CTGGCTCTGGAGTTCGAAGAGAAAGAGGCTGTACTGAGGAGAATAAGCAAACAGAGCAAGACCATGAATAAAATCAAACGAG tCTCCCAGCTTGTCACAGAGGAGTTCACAGAGATGTCTCAgaagctggagctggagcagggCCTCCGGCAGCACGCCGAAGTCTTCGCCCACCAG ATGGTGGCGCAGCAGAAGGAGACCCACGGACAGAGCGTGATGCTGCCGCAGAGCTCAGAGATcggcctgcagctgcagcaggcgcTGGAGCAAATCTCCACCATCAGCAAAGCCCTGTGTGATGTACAACGCTTTTACCAGGACCAg AGTGCTGTGGAAGGCACCAGCGTCCTCTCTGAGCACCAGAGCCTGAAAGAACAGCTGGAGACGAGCAAAGAGGAGACGAAAGCCTTAGAAACTCGGCTGTGTGAGGCTAACAGGACTGTCACGCAGCTCCAGGACCAAG TGAAAGAGCTACAAGATAAACTGAACAAGGAGGACACCACTGATGAACCGGAGGAGAGTTCtactcctgctcctgctcctgctccacctccaccgcctcctccagctcctccacctcctccaccatgCACCACTGCCACCAA TTCACTTGACTTCCTGAGaagcagaaggaaagaaaaagccAACAACGCTGAACAAAACA AATCAGCACCCTTTTTGGACATGAAGACGAAAGCTGTGGATGAAATGATGGAGAGAATAAAGAAAGGCATCGTCTTGAGGCCTATCAAGAGAATACAA GATGACAACAGCTCATGGCAG GACCAGAggagtgaaaacaggaaatcagcCATCCTGGAGTTGAAAGGAATGCTG GACAACATGAAACATCAGCCCCACCGCAGGGTGTCATCCAGGAAGGGGTTTGGCCGAAATGTTGGGGAGGCAGAGCTCCTGCAAGTCctccagaggaggaggagggtgataGGCGAGAACCAGGACCAGCCTTCCTCTGGACAAGCACAGG ACCCTCACTCAGGTCCACAGGCTGTCCCAGCAGCAGGAGATGTTCCCTGGGCAGGGGAGTGCGGCAGCGCCCCTGTGCTCCGGAGGCTGAGACAGAACCGAGAGAAGAGAGACTCTCGCCTCAGAGCATCAGCACTGCTCTTCAAACAAGACGACTGA
- the shtn2 gene encoding shootin-1 isoform X3, which translates to MQRDEANQRLSELEEVSNQLLKEINVLEMQFQIERSCRESAEALAATVTKENKVLKRQSQMLMPLIPELPENSAAMNLDQEPDPMVNCDLVDVGVDRNEEAKLLLESQAKIAELQTSVDALLAEKLRLEQQVEDLTKEQVKLREQLALEFEEKEAVLRRISKQSKTMNKIKRVSQLVTEEFTEMSQKLELEQGLRQHAEVFAHQMVAQQKETHGQSVMLPQSSEIGLQLQQALEQISTISKALCDVQRFYQDQSAVEGTSVLSEHQSLKEQLETSKEETKALETRLCEANRTVTQLQDQVKELQDKLNKEDTTDEPEESSTPAPAPAPPPPPPPAPPPPPPCTTATNSLDFLRSRRKEKANNAEQNKSAPFLDMKTKAVDEMMERIKKGIVLRPIKRIQDDNSSWQDQRSENRKSAILELKGMLDNMKHQPHRRVSSRKGFGRNVGEAELLQVLQRRRRVIGENQDQPSSGQAQDPHSGPQAVPAAGDVPWAGECGSAPVLRRLRQNREKRDSRLRASALLFKQDD; encoded by the exons ATGCAAAGGGATGAAGCCAATCAGAGACTGTCTGAACTGGAGGAAG TCTCCAATCAGCTCCTGAAGGAGATTAATGTACTGGAGATGCAGTTCCAGATTGAGCGCTCCTGCAGGGAGAGTGCTGAGGCACTGGCTGCCACA GTGACCAAAGAGAACAAAGTCCTGAAGAGGCAGAGCCAGATGCTGATGCCGCTCATCCCCGAGCTGCCTGAAAACTCTGCTGCCATGAACTTAGACCAGGAGCCCGACCCCATGGTTAACTGTGACTTGGTTGATGTTGGTGTGGACAGGAATGAGGAGGcgaagctgctgctggagagtcAAGCCAAAATCGCAG AGCTGCAGACGTCTGTGGACGCtttgctggctgagaagctgaggCTGGAGCAACAAGTGGAGGATCTGACCAAAGAGCAGGTCAAACTCAGAGAGCAG CTGGCTCTGGAGTTCGAAGAGAAAGAGGCTGTACTGAGGAGAATAAGCAAACAGAGCAAGACCATGAATAAAATCAAACGAG tCTCCCAGCTTGTCACAGAGGAGTTCACAGAGATGTCTCAgaagctggagctggagcagggCCTCCGGCAGCACGCCGAAGTCTTCGCCCACCAG ATGGTGGCGCAGCAGAAGGAGACCCACGGACAGAGCGTGATGCTGCCGCAGAGCTCAGAGATcggcctgcagctgcagcaggcgcTGGAGCAAATCTCCACCATCAGCAAAGCCCTGTGTGATGTACAACGCTTTTACCAGGACCAg AGTGCTGTGGAAGGCACCAGCGTCCTCTCTGAGCACCAGAGCCTGAAAGAACAGCTGGAGACGAGCAAAGAGGAGACGAAAGCCTTAGAAACTCGGCTGTGTGAGGCTAACAGGACTGTCACGCAGCTCCAGGACCAAG TGAAAGAGCTACAAGATAAACTGAACAAGGAGGACACCACTGATGAACCGGAGGAGAGTTCtactcctgctcctgctcctgctccacctccaccgcctcctccagctcctccacctcctccaccatgCACCACTGCCACCAA TTCACTTGACTTCCTGAGaagcagaaggaaagaaaaagccAACAACGCTGAACAAAACA AATCAGCACCCTTTTTGGACATGAAGACGAAAGCTGTGGATGAAATGATGGAGAGAATAAAGAAAGGCATCGTCTTGAGGCCTATCAAGAGAATACAA GATGACAACAGCTCATGGCAG GACCAGAggagtgaaaacaggaaatcagcCATCCTGGAGTTGAAAGGAATGCTG GACAACATGAAACATCAGCCCCACCGCAGGGTGTCATCCAGGAAGGGGTTTGGCCGAAATGTTGGGGAGGCAGAGCTCCTGCAAGTCctccagaggaggaggagggtgataGGCGAGAACCAGGACCAGCCTTCCTCTGGACAAGCACAGG ACCCTCACTCAGGTCCACAGGCTGTCCCAGCAGCAGGAGATGTTCCCTGGGCAGGGGAGTGCGGCAGCGCCCCTGTGCTCCGGAGGCTGAGACAGAACCGAGAGAAGAGAGACTCTCGCCTCAGAGCATCAGCACTGCTCTTCAAACAAGACGACTGA
- the shtn2 gene encoding shootin-1 isoform X1, with translation MWMQGEDSATAESDGESDLSSEDEGDIRCEILEMQRDEANQRLSELEEVSNQLLKEINVLEMQFQIERSCRESAEALAATVTKENKVLKRQSQMLMPLIPELPENSAAMNLDQEPDPMVNCDLVDVGVDRNEEAKLLLESQAKIAELQTSVDALLAEKLRLEQQVEDLTKEQVKLREQLALEFEEKEAVLRRISKQSKTMNKIKRVSQLVTEEFTEMSQKLELEQGLRQHAEVFAHQMVAQQKETHGQSVMLPQSSEIGLQLQQALEQISTISKALCDVQRFYQDQSAVEGTSVLSEHQSLKEQLETSKEETKALETRLCEANRTVTQLQDQVKELQDKLNKEDTTDEPEESSTPAPAPAPPPPPPPAPPPPPPCTTATNSLDFLRSRRKEKANNAEQNKSAPFLDMKTKAVDEMMERIKKGIVLRPIKRIQDDNSSWQDQRSENRKSAILELKGMLDNMKHQPHRRVSSRKGFGRNVGEAELLQVLQRRRRVIGENQDQPSSGQAQDPHSGPQAVPAAGDVPWAGECGSAPVLRRLRQNREKRDSRLRASALLFKQDD, from the exons ATGTGGATGCAAGGTGAGGACAGTGCAACAGCAG AGTCTGACGGAGAGAGTGATTTATCTTCTGAGGATGAGGGAGACATTCGG TGTGAGATCCTGGAAATGCAAAGGGATGAAGCCAATCAGAGACTGTCTGAACTGGAGGAAG TCTCCAATCAGCTCCTGAAGGAGATTAATGTACTGGAGATGCAGTTCCAGATTGAGCGCTCCTGCAGGGAGAGTGCTGAGGCACTGGCTGCCACA GTGACCAAAGAGAACAAAGTCCTGAAGAGGCAGAGCCAGATGCTGATGCCGCTCATCCCCGAGCTGCCTGAAAACTCTGCTGCCATGAACTTAGACCAGGAGCCCGACCCCATGGTTAACTGTGACTTGGTTGATGTTGGTGTGGACAGGAATGAGGAGGcgaagctgctgctggagagtcAAGCCAAAATCGCAG AGCTGCAGACGTCTGTGGACGCtttgctggctgagaagctgaggCTGGAGCAACAAGTGGAGGATCTGACCAAAGAGCAGGTCAAACTCAGAGAGCAG CTGGCTCTGGAGTTCGAAGAGAAAGAGGCTGTACTGAGGAGAATAAGCAAACAGAGCAAGACCATGAATAAAATCAAACGAG tCTCCCAGCTTGTCACAGAGGAGTTCACAGAGATGTCTCAgaagctggagctggagcagggCCTCCGGCAGCACGCCGAAGTCTTCGCCCACCAG ATGGTGGCGCAGCAGAAGGAGACCCACGGACAGAGCGTGATGCTGCCGCAGAGCTCAGAGATcggcctgcagctgcagcaggcgcTGGAGCAAATCTCCACCATCAGCAAAGCCCTGTGTGATGTACAACGCTTTTACCAGGACCAg AGTGCTGTGGAAGGCACCAGCGTCCTCTCTGAGCACCAGAGCCTGAAAGAACAGCTGGAGACGAGCAAAGAGGAGACGAAAGCCTTAGAAACTCGGCTGTGTGAGGCTAACAGGACTGTCACGCAGCTCCAGGACCAAG TGAAAGAGCTACAAGATAAACTGAACAAGGAGGACACCACTGATGAACCGGAGGAGAGTTCtactcctgctcctgctcctgctccacctccaccgcctcctccagctcctccacctcctccaccatgCACCACTGCCACCAA TTCACTTGACTTCCTGAGaagcagaaggaaagaaaaagccAACAACGCTGAACAAAACA AATCAGCACCCTTTTTGGACATGAAGACGAAAGCTGTGGATGAAATGATGGAGAGAATAAAGAAAGGCATCGTCTTGAGGCCTATCAAGAGAATACAA GATGACAACAGCTCATGGCAG GACCAGAggagtgaaaacaggaaatcagcCATCCTGGAGTTGAAAGGAATGCTG GACAACATGAAACATCAGCCCCACCGCAGGGTGTCATCCAGGAAGGGGTTTGGCCGAAATGTTGGGGAGGCAGAGCTCCTGCAAGTCctccagaggaggaggagggtgataGGCGAGAACCAGGACCAGCCTTCCTCTGGACAAGCACAGG ACCCTCACTCAGGTCCACAGGCTGTCCCAGCAGCAGGAGATGTTCCCTGGGCAGGGGAGTGCGGCAGCGCCCCTGTGCTCCGGAGGCTGAGACAGAACCGAGAGAAGAGAGACTCTCGCCTCAGAGCATCAGCACTGCTCTTCAAACAAGACGACTGA